One window of Bacteroides sp. AN502(2024) genomic DNA carries:
- a CDS encoding threonine/serine exporter family protein, with the protein MRTGDSLLSVGKFIAEYSAHLMGAGVHTSRVIRNTKRIGEAFGLDVKLSVFHRNIILTIIDKETNEACNEVIDIPAHPISFEHNSELSALSWEAVDNHLSLEELKDRYKKIISAPRIHSLFVLLLVGFANASFCKLFGGDLISMGIVFSATITGFYLKQQMQMKKINHYIVFIVSAFVASLCASTTLIFDTTSEIAMATSVLYLVPGVPLINGVIDVVEGYVLTGFARLTEASLLIISIAIGLSFTLLMVKNSLI; encoded by the coding sequence ATGAGGACAGGAGACTCTTTATTATCCGTAGGTAAATTTATTGCAGAATATTCAGCGCATTTGATGGGAGCCGGAGTACACACCTCGCGGGTAATACGCAATACAAAGCGTATTGGGGAGGCTTTTGGATTAGATGTAAAGTTAAGCGTATTTCATAGAAATATCATTCTGACTATTATAGACAAAGAAACAAACGAGGCTTGTAACGAAGTCATAGACATTCCTGCACACCCGATCAGTTTTGAACATAATTCAGAGTTGAGTGCCTTGAGCTGGGAAGCAGTAGACAATCATTTGTCGTTGGAGGAGCTGAAAGATAGATATAAGAAGATTATTTCTGCTCCACGGATACACTCGCTGTTCGTTCTATTATTAGTAGGATTTGCCAATGCATCTTTCTGTAAATTGTTTGGTGGTGATTTAATTTCCATGGGCATTGTGTTCTCGGCTACAATTACAGGATTCTACCTGAAGCAGCAAATGCAGATGAAGAAGATAAACCATTATATCGTATTTATTGTCTCGGCCTTTGTTGCTTCCCTATGTGCATCTACCACCTTGATTTTTGATACAACCTCCGAGATAGCAATGGCAACCAGCGTACTTTATCTTGTGCCCGGCGTTCCCTTGATAAATGGCGTGATTGATGTGGTTGAAGGATATGTGTTGACAGGATTTGCCCGTCTGACAGAAGCCTCTTTGCTGATTATTAGTATCGCTATCGGACTTTCCTTCACATTACTAATGGTAAAAAACAGTTTAATTTGA
- a CDS encoding ribonucleoside-diphosphate reductase subunit alpha: MQITKRNGTTESYDRKKIAVAIKKSFASTGQEIVEETIQEMVNEVEQFVHSNSANCHVERIQDEVERCLMEHGFYAEAKNYILYRWQRTERRKALNDITTETGNPQMMDVLKEIQKDFAGNEYSLTVLAEKFSSFCKPEMSSDERLSALIKAAVELTTQEAPDWEFIAARLLNLQLTEKLEKQARISGIHSFYEKLRYLTNEGLYGSYILDSYSQQEIEEAAGFICPERDKLFNYSGLDLLSKRYLIRTHSHEPIESVQEMYLGIALHLAMPEKRDRLQWVRKFYDLLSKLEVTMATPTLSNARKPYHQLSSCFIDTVPDSLEGIYRSIDNFAMVSKFGGGMGMYFGKVRAAGGNIRGFKGVAGGVIRWMKLVNDTAVAVDQLGMRQGAVAVYLDVWHKDLPEFLQLRTNNGDDRMKAHDIFPAVCYPDLFWQMAKEDLHKQWYLFCPNEIMTIKGYCLEDYYGEEWEKRYWDCVNDPRLSRRTISIKDIVRLVLRSAVETGTPFTFNRDIVNRANPNAHQGIIYCSNLCTEIAQNMSAIESVSTEVRTEDGDTVVVKTVRPGNFVVCNLASLSLGHLPLEDEELMKEKVATVVRALDNVIDLNFYPIPYAQITNHRYRSIGLGVSGYHHALAIRGIRWESEEHLNFMDKVFERINYAAIEASAELAKEKGRYTYFEGSDWQTGDYFIKRGYTSSDWKRLSEKVATYGMRNAYLLAIAPTSSTSIIAGTTAGTDPVMKRFFLEEKKGAMLPRVAPSLSDKTFWIYKGAYLIDQTWSIRAAGIRQLHIDQSQSLNLYITNEFTMKQVLNLYLLAWECGVKTVYYVRSKSLEVEECESCAS, from the coding sequence ATGCAAATAACCAAAAGAAATGGGACAACGGAGTCCTATGACAGGAAGAAAATTGCCGTTGCAATTAAAAAAAGCTTCGCCAGTACAGGCCAGGAAATAGTGGAAGAAACCATTCAGGAAATGGTGAATGAAGTAGAACAGTTTGTACATAGTAATAGTGCAAACTGCCATGTAGAACGGATACAGGATGAAGTAGAACGCTGCCTGATGGAGCACGGCTTTTATGCAGAAGCCAAAAATTATATTCTCTATCGCTGGCAACGTACGGAACGCAGAAAAGCGCTCAACGATATCACCACGGAGACGGGCAATCCGCAAATGATGGATGTGTTAAAGGAAATACAGAAAGACTTTGCCGGTAATGAATATAGTCTGACTGTGTTGGCGGAAAAGTTTTCCAGTTTCTGCAAGCCGGAAATGTCATCAGACGAACGCTTGTCGGCACTTATCAAAGCGGCAGTAGAACTGACCACACAGGAAGCACCAGACTGGGAGTTTATAGCCGCACGGTTACTCAATCTTCAACTGACAGAAAAGCTGGAAAAACAGGCAAGGATTTCAGGTATACATTCATTCTATGAGAAATTACGTTATCTGACGAATGAAGGATTATACGGCAGCTATATCCTGGATTCCTATTCACAACAGGAAATAGAAGAAGCTGCAGGATTCATTTGTCCGGAAAGGGATAAACTGTTTAATTATTCAGGGCTCGACCTGCTCTCCAAACGTTACCTGATCCGTACTCACTCACATGAACCTATAGAGTCTGTGCAGGAAATGTATTTAGGAATAGCTTTACATCTTGCCATGCCGGAGAAACGCGACCGGTTGCAATGGGTCAGGAAGTTCTACGACTTATTGAGCAAGCTGGAAGTAACGATGGCCACTCCTACCCTTTCCAATGCCCGTAAACCTTATCATCAACTTTCCAGTTGTTTTATTGATACGGTGCCTGACAGTTTGGAAGGCATTTATCGCAGTATAGACAACTTTGCCATGGTCAGTAAGTTTGGCGGAGGTATGGGAATGTATTTCGGAAAGGTACGTGCTGCGGGTGGAAACATACGAGGTTTCAAAGGTGTGGCAGGTGGAGTAATCCGATGGATGAAACTCGTGAATGATACTGCCGTAGCTGTCGATCAGTTAGGAATGCGTCAGGGGGCTGTGGCGGTATACCTGGACGTATGGCATAAAGACTTGCCTGAATTTCTTCAGCTCCGCACGAATAATGGGGACGACCGTATGAAAGCTCATGATATATTTCCTGCCGTATGCTATCCGGACTTGTTCTGGCAAATGGCAAAAGAAGATTTACATAAGCAGTGGTATCTGTTCTGTCCGAATGAGATTATGACTATCAAAGGATATTGTCTGGAAGATTATTACGGGGAAGAATGGGAAAAGAGGTATTGGGATTGTGTGAATGACCCACGTCTTTCCAGACGAACGATTAGCATCAAAGATATAGTCAGACTGGTATTAAGGTCGGCTGTAGAAACAGGTACTCCTTTTACATTCAACCGGGATATAGTGAATCGTGCCAATCCGAATGCTCATCAGGGTATTATCTATTGCTCAAACCTATGCACGGAAATCGCACAGAACATGTCGGCTATTGAATCGGTTTCTACTGAAGTTCGTACCGAAGATGGTGATACGGTAGTAGTAAAGACGGTTCGCCCCGGAAATTTCGTGGTGTGCAATCTCGCCAGTCTTTCTCTCGGACATCTACCGTTGGAGGATGAAGAATTAATGAAAGAAAAGGTGGCGACAGTGGTTCGTGCGCTTGACAATGTGATCGACCTGAACTTCTACCCTATTCCTTATGCTCAAATAACCAATCATCGTTATCGTAGTATCGGCCTTGGAGTCAGCGGTTATCACCATGCGCTTGCCATCCGGGGAATCCGTTGGGAAAGTGAAGAACATCTTAACTTTATGGATAAAGTGTTTGAACGTATCAACTATGCCGCGATAGAGGCCAGTGCAGAACTGGCAAAAGAAAAAGGAAGATATACTTATTTCGAGGGAAGCGATTGGCAGACCGGAGATTATTTCATCAAACGCGGCTATACTTCATCTGATTGGAAGAGACTATCGGAAAAAGTGGCAACTTACGGTATGCGTAATGCTTATCTATTAGCCATTGCCCCAACCAGCAGTACCAGTATTATTGCAGGAACCACTGCCGGAACCGATCCGGTGATGAAACGTTTCTTTCTCGAAGAGAAGAAAGGTGCCATGCTCCCACGAGTAGCTCCCTCCTTGTC